A window of Tautonia plasticadhaerens contains these coding sequences:
- a CDS encoding S8 family serine peptidase, translating to MRNRHGRITRTRSASTGRRPALERLEERRLLSVAQGGGPQFEPGRVLVQFEPGVGEAMRDQLLGRFDAGRERSVGSPGRAAEGRGALELVSLPPGLSVARAVGAFEASPIVSFAEPNWIYSTQATSSDPYYTGGSLWGMYGDGTSPANPYGSQAGEAWASGFTGSAGVYVGVIDTGLQPTHPDLDANVWTNPEDPADGVDNDGNGYVDDIHGWNFAADTNTIYEKWDEHGTHVAGTIGAEGTDASEGTGQGVVGVNWDVTLISAKFLTGPRGTGNTADAIEAVDYFIDLKARHGLNIVALNNSWGGGGYSQGLFDAIGRADSAGILFVAAAGNNGANTDASAYYPAGYNLPNIISVAALDRNGNLAGYSNSGANSVDLAAPGSAIYSTVPGGYASYDGTSMATPHVTGAAALYASKALAATGLMPPAARIKEAILGGAIPTPSLTGKTLTGGRLDVPGALDFDATPTSPPTAPAGLTTTILSPSEIALNWADSANETSYLIEWSNGPDSGSDAVEAGVTTYRVDELASSTQYAFQVIALSSAFPDDPAPSQIVYAAPAEAISALPYLDDFQDGGQDDDQTIAPTPWAFTGGEWTGTGGVLTQASTQGFLNRTGNPIERKAMAVGLEERPSEVRAKVKLTDWVHGEFARVGVGLRTDPLSGYGYNLLVTGRYGEQKSLEFLNDYVAWSGDISASSRQAITMNEDQWYWFRMREADGVLYGKVWADGSTEPTGWTITFDAAAAGWNRSGNAASVNGGLYGEFTAIGQPLSYSSAVFDDVLIDDRAPTVSIASPSNGATVSGTVAVTAVAGDDNGVGRVEFFVDGISHGVDADGSDGWSDSWDTTAFDDGSYVVSATATDTTGKTATASASVTVNNSVVGATSMSVADLSGVAVIKGRSGKWEAIATVTVRDNLGNPVANASVSGIWAELNRGGSGVTGSDGTVAISSGDINGRSSVTFSVTGLNHASLSYDAGGNLETSIVINRDGSTSALGGQGGGMAASAVGLAALDAQLAATYGRSPIDSIALDHLSPIRRRGVGLIDHVRAG from the coding sequence ATGAGAAATCGACACGGACGGATCACCCGGACCCGATCGGCCTCGACCGGCCGGCGGCCGGCGTTGGAGCGGTTGGAGGAGCGTCGCCTGCTGAGCGTGGCCCAGGGCGGCGGGCCGCAGTTCGAGCCGGGACGGGTGCTGGTGCAGTTCGAGCCGGGAGTCGGTGAGGCGATGCGAGATCAGCTGCTCGGTCGATTCGACGCGGGGCGGGAGCGGTCGGTCGGCAGCCCCGGCAGGGCGGCCGAGGGGCGGGGGGCCCTGGAACTGGTGTCGCTGCCGCCGGGCCTGTCGGTGGCGAGGGCGGTCGGGGCGTTCGAGGCCAGCCCGATCGTCTCCTTCGCCGAGCCGAACTGGATCTACTCGACTCAGGCCACCTCCAGCGACCCGTACTACACCGGCGGTTCGCTCTGGGGCATGTACGGCGACGGCACGAGCCCTGCCAACCCGTACGGCAGCCAGGCCGGCGAGGCGTGGGCTTCCGGGTTCACTGGCTCGGCGGGCGTCTACGTCGGCGTCATCGACACGGGGCTCCAACCCACCCATCCGGACCTCGACGCCAACGTCTGGACCAACCCCGAGGACCCGGCCGACGGCGTCGACAACGACGGGAACGGGTACGTCGACGACATCCACGGCTGGAACTTCGCCGCCGACACCAACACGATCTACGAGAAGTGGGACGAGCACGGCACGCACGTCGCCGGGACGATCGGGGCGGAGGGGACCGACGCCTCGGAGGGCACCGGCCAGGGGGTCGTGGGCGTCAACTGGGACGTCACCCTCATCTCCGCCAAGTTCCTCACCGGCCCTCGGGGGACCGGCAACACGGCCGACGCCATTGAGGCGGTCGATTACTTCATCGACCTGAAGGCCCGGCACGGCCTGAACATCGTCGCCTTGAACAATTCTTGGGGCGGTGGCGGCTACTCGCAGGGCCTCTTCGACGCGATCGGCCGGGCCGACTCGGCCGGCATCCTGTTCGTCGCCGCCGCCGGCAACAACGGCGCGAACACCGACGCCTCGGCGTATTACCCGGCGGGCTACAACCTGCCCAACATCATCTCCGTCGCCGCGCTGGACCGGAACGGTAACTTGGCCGGCTACTCCAACTCCGGCGCGAACTCGGTCGACCTCGCCGCCCCCGGCTCGGCCATCTACTCGACGGTGCCGGGCGGCTACGCGTCGTACGATGGCACCTCGATGGCGACGCCGCACGTCACCGGGGCGGCGGCCCTCTACGCCTCGAAGGCGTTGGCTGCCACCGGCTTGATGCCCCCGGCCGCCCGGATCAAGGAGGCGATCCTCGGCGGCGCGATCCCGACCCCCTCGCTCACCGGCAAGACGCTGACGGGCGGCCGGCTGGACGTGCCCGGGGCCCTGGACTTCGACGCGACGCCGACTTCCCCCCCCACCGCGCCGGCCGGCCTGACGACGACGATCCTCTCGCCGAGCGAGATCGCCCTGAACTGGGCCGACAGCGCCAATGAGACCAGCTACCTGATCGAGTGGTCGAATGGCCCGGATTCGGGCTCGGACGCCGTGGAGGCCGGCGTCACGACGTATCGGGTCGACGAGCTGGCCTCCTCGACGCAATATGCCTTCCAGGTCATCGCCTTGAGCTCAGCCTTCCCCGACGACCCGGCCCCCAGCCAGATCGTTTACGCCGCACCGGCCGAGGCGATCTCGGCGCTGCCATACCTCGACGACTTCCAGGACGGCGGTCAGGACGACGACCAGACGATCGCCCCGACCCCCTGGGCCTTCACGGGGGGCGAGTGGACCGGCACGGGGGGCGTCCTGACCCAGGCCTCCACGCAAGGGTTCCTGAACCGCACCGGGAATCCCATCGAGCGCAAGGCGATGGCGGTCGGGCTCGAGGAGCGGCCCTCGGAGGTCCGGGCCAAGGTCAAGCTGACCGACTGGGTGCACGGCGAGTTCGCCCGGGTCGGGGTCGGCCTGCGGACCGACCCGCTGAGCGGCTACGGCTACAACCTGCTCGTCACCGGACGCTATGGCGAGCAGAAGTCCCTGGAATTCCTGAACGACTACGTGGCCTGGAGCGGCGACATCAGCGCATCGTCCCGCCAGGCGATCACGATGAACGAGGATCAGTGGTACTGGTTCCGGATGAGGGAGGCCGACGGGGTCCTCTATGGCAAGGTCTGGGCCGACGGCTCGACCGAGCCGACCGGCTGGACGATCACCTTCGATGCCGCCGCCGCCGGCTGGAACCGATCCGGGAACGCCGCCTCGGTCAACGGCGGCCTCTACGGGGAGTTCACGGCCATCGGCCAGCCGCTCTCGTATTCCTCGGCCGTGTTCGACGACGTCCTGATCGACGACCGGGCGCCGACGGTCTCGATCGCGAGCCCGTCGAACGGGGCCACCGTCTCCGGCACGGTCGCCGTGACGGCCGTCGCCGGGGACGACAACGGCGTCGGCCGGGTCGAGTTCTTCGTAGACGGCATCTCCCACGGGGTCGACGCCGACGGCTCGGACGGCTGGTCCGACTCCTGGGACACGACCGCCTTCGACGACGGCTCGTATGTCGTCTCCGCCACGGCCACCGACACCACGGGCAAGACGGCCACCGCGTCCGCCTCCGTGACGGTCAACAACAGCGTCGTCGGCGCGACGTCGATGAGCGTGGCGGACCTGTCGGGGGTCGCCGTCATCAAGGGCCGGAGCGGCAAGTGGGAGGCGATCGCCACGGTGACCGTCCGGGACAACCTGGGCAACCCCGTGGCCAACGCCTCGGTGTCGGGGATCTGGGCGGAGCTGAATCGCGGGGGCTCCGGGGTCACCGGGAGCGACGGCACCGTGGCGATCAGCAGCGGCGACATCAACGGCCGGTCGTCCGTCACCTTCAGCGTCACCGGCCTCAACCACGCCAGCCTCTCCTACGACGCGGGAGGCAATCTGGAGACCAGCATCGTCATCAACAGGGACGGGAGCACCTCGGCCCTCGGCGGGCAGGGCGGCGGCATGGCCGCGTCGGCCGTCGGGCTGGCGGCCCTGGACGCCCAGCTCGCGGCGACCTACGGGCGTTCGCCGATCGACTCGATCGCCCTTGATCACCTGTCCCCGATCCGGAGGCGGGGGGTGGGATTGATCGACCATGTCAGGGCCGGTTGA
- the rpsJ gene encoding 30S ribosomal protein S10 — MSNERIRIRMEAYDHTILDQSAKDIVETAKRTEAIVHGPIPLPTRIERYTVLRGPHIDKKSREQFEIRTHKRLIDIVQPTNKTIDALNKLSLPAGVDIKIKAGPAGG; from the coding sequence ATGAGCAACGAACGCATTCGGATCAGGATGGAAGCGTACGATCACACCATCCTGGACCAGTCCGCGAAGGACATCGTCGAGACCGCGAAGCGGACCGAGGCGATCGTCCACGGGCCGATCCCGCTGCCGACGCGCATCGAGCGGTACACCGTCCTCCGCGGCCCGCACATCGATAAGAAGTCGCGGGAGCAGTTTGAGATCCGCACGCACAAGCGTCTGATCGACATCGTGCAGCCGACCAACAAGACCATCGACGCCCTGAACAAGCTCAGCTTGCCGGCGGGCGTCGACATCAAGATCAAGGCCGGCCCCGCCGGGGGCTGA
- the rplC gene encoding 50S ribosomal protein L3, translating into MNVGLLGRKVGMTQIFQEDGTVVPVTVLECGPCMVLQVRTAERDGYHALQLGFSDKKRKNASQAERGHAKKVDAEPKRFVREIRQEGPVEVAEGTTLGVDVFAEIPSVDVIGTSKGRGYTGVVKRHGFRGLRATHGVQRMHRHPGSSGPSADPARVFKGVKKPGQHGNARITVRNLKVVRVDPENNLLLVRGAVPGHNGGFVIVRQTNAV; encoded by the coding sequence ATGAACGTCGGGTTGCTGGGTCGCAAGGTCGGGATGACCCAGATTTTCCAGGAGGACGGCACCGTCGTCCCCGTGACCGTCCTCGAATGTGGCCCCTGCATGGTGCTGCAGGTCCGGACCGCCGAGCGAGACGGGTATCATGCCCTGCAGCTCGGCTTCTCGGACAAGAAGCGGAAGAACGCCTCACAGGCCGAGCGCGGCCACGCCAAGAAGGTCGACGCCGAGCCCAAGCGGTTCGTCCGCGAGATCCGGCAGGAGGGCCCGGTGGAGGTCGCCGAGGGCACGACCCTGGGGGTCGACGTCTTCGCCGAGATCCCCAGCGTCGACGTGATCGGCACCAGCAAGGGCCGGGGCTACACCGGTGTCGTCAAGCGGCACGGGTTCCGCGGCTTGCGGGCCACCCACGGCGTCCAGCGGATGCACCGGCATCCCGGCTCGTCCGGCCCCTCGGCCGACCCGGCCCGCGTGTTCAAGGGGGTCAAGAAGCCCGGCCAGCACGGCAACGCCCGGATCACGGTGCGGAACCTGAAGGTCGTCCGGGTCGACCCCGAGAACAACCTGCTGCTGGTCCGGGGCGCCGTGCCCGGCCATAACGGCGGCTTCGTCATCGTCCGCCAGACCAACGCCGTCTGA
- the rplD gene encoding 50S ribosomal protein L4, which produces MLTIPVYNTSGEQVGEESIDPADFGGSINKQLLHDVVVMHLANRRVGTVNTRGRSDVAGSTRKMYRQKGTGNARMGSKRTNKRVGGGVAFARRNRDYSYRLPKKAIRLAIRMAILSKFQDGQAFVLQGLDLGATPKTKDVVRILRSIRRPDLPAEAQPVEGETKRDALRRTLDGRKLLIGTAEFDHAVYRGARNIPGVMVAPVAEFNTYDVLRQRYLVLTPEALGSLKERVKEKVRRRPEVEAAAAG; this is translated from the coding sequence ATGCTGACCATCCCCGTCTACAACACGTCCGGCGAGCAGGTGGGCGAGGAGTCCATCGATCCGGCCGACTTCGGCGGCTCGATCAACAAGCAGCTGCTCCACGACGTCGTCGTGATGCACCTGGCCAACCGCCGGGTCGGCACGGTGAACACCCGGGGCCGCTCCGACGTCGCCGGGTCGACCCGGAAGATGTACCGCCAGAAGGGCACCGGCAACGCCCGGATGGGCTCCAAGCGGACCAACAAGCGCGTCGGCGGCGGCGTCGCCTTCGCCCGGCGCAACCGGGACTACTCGTACCGGCTGCCCAAGAAGGCCATCCGGCTGGCCATCCGCATGGCCATCCTCTCCAAGTTCCAGGACGGCCAGGCCTTCGTGCTCCAGGGCCTGGACCTGGGGGCTACGCCGAAGACCAAGGACGTCGTCCGCATCCTCCGCTCGATCCGCCGGCCGGACCTGCCCGCCGAGGCCCAGCCGGTCGAGGGCGAGACCAAGCGGGACGCCCTCCGCCGGACCCTCGACGGCCGCAAGCTGCTCATCGGCACCGCCGAGTTCGACCACGCCGTCTACCGAGGCGCCCGCAACATCCCCGGCGTGATGGTCGCCCCGGTCGCCGAATTCAACACCTACGACGTGCTCCGCCAGCGCTACCTGGTCCTCACCCCCGAGGCCCTCGGGTCCCTGAAGGAGCGCGTCAAGGAGAAGGTCCGCCGCCGCCCCGAGGTCGAGGCCGCCGCCGCCGGCTGA
- the rplW gene encoding 50S ribosomal protein L23, with protein sequence MVTLRRAPQYQRPGPKLEPYQVILRPLITEKATQVAERHNAYTFEVNQMATKTEIKQAVEALFDVKVDDVRTQNRKSVARRYRLKVGRTKNWKKAIVKLKDDYRIDFF encoded by the coding sequence ATGGTTACCCTCCGCCGCGCCCCGCAGTATCAGCGGCCCGGGCCGAAGCTGGAGCCCTATCAGGTGATCCTGCGGCCCCTGATCACCGAGAAGGCCACCCAGGTCGCCGAGCGGCACAACGCCTACACGTTCGAAGTCAACCAGATGGCCACCAAGACCGAGATCAAGCAGGCCGTCGAGGCCCTCTTCGACGTCAAGGTGGACGACGTGCGGACCCAGAACCGCAAGTCCGTCGCCCGCCGCTACCGCCTGAAGGTCGGCCGCACCAAGAACTGGAAGAAGGCCATCGTCAAGCTGAAGGACGACTACCGGATCGACTTCTTCTGA
- the rplB gene encoding 50S ribosomal protein L2, translated as MGIRIYKPTSPGRRNASVSDFSELTDKNKKPEKSLTVPLHKTGGRNHHGVITVRHRGGGHKRRYRIIDWKRNDRDGQPAQVTHIEYDPNRSARIALIQYEDGTKRYIIAPEGLAAGMTVVTGPDAEPKLGNCLPLARIPTGMVVHNVEMQPGGGAKMCRSAGTSATLTARESTWAQLTLPSGEVRRVPVMCRATIGPVGNSDHMNVVFGKAGRRRWLGRRPHVRGTAMNPHDHPMGGGEGRTSGGRHPCSPQGLSAKGGKTRKRRKPSNSSIIRRRKSVRYGQLKV; from the coding sequence ATGGGCATCCGCATCTACAAGCCGACCAGCCCCGGTCGGCGCAACGCCTCGGTCAGCGACTTCTCGGAGCTGACCGACAAGAACAAGAAGCCCGAGAAGAGCTTGACCGTGCCGCTGCACAAGACCGGCGGCCGGAACCACCACGGCGTGATCACCGTCCGCCACCGCGGCGGCGGCCACAAGCGGCGCTACCGGATCATCGACTGGAAGCGCAACGACCGGGACGGCCAGCCCGCCCAGGTCACGCACATCGAGTATGATCCCAACCGCTCGGCCCGGATCGCCCTGATCCAGTACGAGGACGGCACCAAGCGCTACATCATCGCCCCCGAGGGCCTGGCCGCCGGCATGACGGTGGTGACCGGCCCCGACGCCGAGCCGAAGCTGGGCAACTGCCTGCCCCTGGCGCGGATCCCGACCGGCATGGTCGTGCACAACGTCGAGATGCAGCCGGGGGGCGGGGCGAAGATGTGCCGGTCCGCCGGCACCAGCGCCACCCTGACCGCCCGGGAGAGCACCTGGGCCCAGTTGACGCTCCCCTCCGGCGAGGTCCGCCGCGTGCCGGTCATGTGCCGGGCGACGATCGGCCCGGTCGGCAACTCCGACCACATGAACGTCGTCTTCGGCAAGGCCGGGCGACGCCGATGGCTCGGCCGCCGGCCCCACGTCCGGGGGACCGCGATGAACCCGCACGACCACCCGATGGGCGGCGGCGAGGGGCGCACCTCCGGCGGCCGCCACCCGTGCTCGCCGCAGGGGCTCTCGGCCAAGGGTGGCAAGACCCGCAAGCGCCGCAAGCCGTCGAACTCGTCGATCATCCGCCGCCGCAAGAGCGTCCGATACGGTCAGCTGAAGGTCTGA
- the rpsS gene encoding 30S ribosomal protein S19 yields MGRSLKKGPYVDERLLEKVEKAETSGARGPIRTWSRACTIVPEFVGKNFEVHNGKIFTKVYVTEDMVGHKFGEFSPTRIFRGHGGKSKGKR; encoded by the coding sequence ATGGGACGATCGCTCAAGAAGGGCCCCTACGTCGACGAGCGGCTGCTGGAGAAGGTCGAGAAGGCCGAGACCAGCGGCGCCCGGGGGCCGATCCGCACCTGGTCGCGTGCCTGCACCATCGTGCCGGAATTCGTCGGCAAGAACTTCGAGGTCCACAACGGCAAGATCTTCACCAAGGTCTACGTGACCGAGGACATGGTCGGCCACAAGTTCGGCGAGTTCTCGCCGACCCGGATCTTCCGGGGCCACGGCGGCAAGTCGAAGGGCAAGCGTTGA
- the rplV gene encoding 50S ribosomal protein L22: MKTQSPYPYKASHRFARMSVLKVRKILDLIRGKYADEAMQILKYLPHRGARYTEKVLKSAMANAEDQGVRNPGDLIVADARGDGAAMFKRLMPRARGMAHLIRRRSCHITIGLADLETALAGPEAARRMAEDDGE; the protein is encoded by the coding sequence ATGAAGACCCAGAGCCCCTACCCCTACAAGGCGTCGCACCGGTTCGCCCGGATGTCGGTGCTGAAGGTCCGCAAGATCCTCGACCTGATCCGAGGAAAGTACGCCGACGAGGCGATGCAGATCCTCAAGTACCTGCCCCACCGCGGGGCCCGGTACACCGAGAAGGTGCTCAAGAGCGCCATGGCCAATGCCGAGGACCAGGGGGTCCGCAACCCCGGCGACCTGATCGTCGCCGACGCCCGGGGCGACGGCGCCGCCATGTTCAAGCGGCTCATGCCCCGGGCCCGGGGCATGGCCCACCTGATCCGGCGCCGGAGCTGCCACATCACCATCGGCCTGGCCGACCTCGAGACGGCACTGGCCGGCCCCGAGGCCGCCCGCCGGATGGCCGAGGACGACGGCGAGTAA
- the rpsC gene encoding 30S ribosomal protein S3: protein MGQKINPTGFRIGVMEDWRSRWYAGKAEFKDLLVEDFKVRRYIKKKYSYAGIPKIEIERTRDAVVVLLHTARPGVIIGRKGAEVEKLQEELQVLTGRRIEIKIVEVNRPEIDAQLVAEDVAEQLGKRASFRRTMKRTLDNTMDAGAKGVKIRLSGRLGGAEMSRTEKAARGSIPLSTLRAKIDYGFAEARTNQGHIGVKVWVHQGDYLKMEAESDGHDAQAGQVSKKPKRSRKR from the coding sequence ATGGGACAGAAGATCAACCCGACCGGCTTCCGCATCGGCGTGATGGAAGACTGGCGGAGCCGCTGGTACGCCGGCAAGGCCGAGTTCAAGGACCTGCTGGTCGAGGATTTCAAGGTCCGCAGGTACATCAAGAAGAAGTACAGCTACGCGGGCATCCCCAAGATCGAGATCGAGCGCACCAGGGACGCGGTGGTCGTGCTGCTGCACACCGCCCGGCCCGGCGTGATCATCGGCCGCAAGGGCGCCGAGGTCGAGAAGCTCCAGGAGGAGCTGCAGGTCCTGACCGGCCGCCGGATCGAGATCAAGATCGTCGAGGTCAACCGCCCCGAGATCGACGCCCAGCTGGTGGCCGAGGACGTCGCCGAGCAGCTGGGCAAGCGGGCCAGCTTCCGCCGCACCATGAAGCGGACGCTGGACAACACCATGGACGCCGGGGCCAAGGGGGTGAAGATCCGCCTCTCCGGGCGCTTGGGCGGGGCCGAGATGTCCCGCACCGAGAAGGCCGCCCGCGGCTCGATCCCGCTCTCGACGCTCCGGGCCAAGATCGATTACGGCTTCGCCGAGGCCCGGACGAATCAGGGCCACATCGGCGTCAAGGTTTGGGTCCACCAGGGCGACTATCTGAAGATGGAGGCCGAGTCCGATGGCCATGATGCCCAAGCGGGTCAAGTATCGAAAAAGCCAAAAAGGTCGCGTAAAAGGTAA
- the rplP gene encoding 50S ribosomal protein L16, translating to MAMMPKRVKYRKSQKGRVKGNATRGNYVAFGEYGLQSLVPGRVSAEVIEASRMVLSRAVRVGGGKVYIRVFPHKSITSIPAETRMGKGKGEVDYWAAIVKPGTVLFEVAGIPEARARAAFARVAYKLPVTCRFVTRRPTL from the coding sequence ATGGCCATGATGCCCAAGCGGGTCAAGTATCGAAAAAGCCAAAAAGGTCGCGTAAAAGGTAACGCGACCCGGGGCAATTACGTCGCGTTCGGGGAGTACGGCCTCCAGTCCCTGGTGCCCGGCCGGGTCAGCGCCGAGGTGATCGAGGCCAGCCGGATGGTCCTCTCCCGGGCCGTCCGGGTCGGCGGGGGCAAGGTCTACATCCGGGTCTTCCCGCACAAGAGCATCACCTCGATCCCGGCCGAGACCCGGATGGGCAAGGGTAAGGGCGAGGTGGACTACTGGGCGGCGATCGTCAAGCCCGGCACGGTCCTCTTCGAGGTCGCCGGGATCCCCGAGGCCCGCGCCCGGGCCGCCTTCGCCCGCGTCGCCTACAAGTTGCCCGTGACCTGCCGGTTCGTCACCCGCCGGCCAACCCTCTGA